From Glycine soja cultivar W05 chromosome 4, ASM419377v2, whole genome shotgun sequence, the proteins below share one genomic window:
- the LOC114408985 gene encoding uncharacterized protein LOC114408985 isoform X3: MRLRKGNKVEIRGNADGLTVEWRCARIISGDGHTYSVQYDCSSTTSGASTERVSRKAIRPCPPLIKGIESQAANDHVEVYNAGSWRVATVLKVIGGDFYLVRLWVSCKELKVRKVNMRPRQSWQNGQWVVVPKGSGKSSWCLISNSYKDQPENQCRNIFSPGLDASGLQESRLASSSTLKRMSPYSSVIEAYPRKLRAVENMGECERFKAVTTAPLLQKESDTLAGPCQEEDTLYSDAESLDVGDVDKGGSTSPKEVVAEIIHRLELHAYHSTLEVLYASGPLSWEHEELLTNLRISLHISNDEHLMEIKNLVSSGQNF, translated from the exons ATGAGATTGAGAAAGGGAAATAAAGTGGAGATCCGTGGCAATGCTGATGGGCTTACTGTGGAATGGCGTTGTGCTCGTATAATTTCTGGTGATGGGCACACCTACAGTGTCCAGTATGACTGTTCTAGCACAACAAGCGGGGCTAGCACTGAGAGAGTTTCAAGGAAGGCCATCAGACCATGCCCCCCTCTTATTAAAGGTATTGAGAGTCAGGCAGCAAATGATCATGTGGAGGTTTACAATGCTGGTTCTTGGAGAGTAGCCACTGTCTTGAAAGTTATTGGTGGAGACTTCTACTTGGTAAGGTTGTGGGTATCTTGCAAGGAGTTAAAGGTTCGCAAAGTAAACATGAGGCCACGTCAATCTTGGCAAAATGGTCAATGGGTTGTCGTGCCAAAG GGATCAGGCAAGTCTAGCTGGTGTTTGATTTCAAACAGTTACAAGGATCAACCTGAAAATCAGTGCAGAAATATTTTTTCCCCAGGATTAGATGCCAGTGGTCTCCAGGAATCTCGTCTGGCCTCATCTTCAACATTGAAGAGAATGTCCCCTTACTCCTCTGTTATTGAGGCTTATCCCAGAAAATTAAGGGCGGTTGAGAATATGGGTGAGTGTGAAAGGTTCAAAGCTGTAACCACAGCCCCCTTGCTGCAAAAG GAAAG TGATACTTTAGCAGGTCCTTGCCAGGAAGAAGATACCCTTTACAGTGATGCAGAATCTCTAGATGTTGGAGATGTGGATAAAGGAGGCTCCACTTCTCCCAAAGAGGTTGTAGCAGAAATTATTCATAGGTTAGAGTTGCATGCCTATCACAGTACCCTTGAAGTTTTGTATGCTTCTGGTCCTTTAAGTTGGGAACATGAAGAATTGTTGACTAACCTTCGTATTTCACTCCATATTTCAAATGATGAACATTTGATGGAGATAAAGAACTTAGTTTCATCTGGTcagaatttttaa
- the LOC114408985 gene encoding uncharacterized protein LOC114408985 isoform X1, which produces MRLRKGNKVEIRGNADGLTVEWRCARIISGDGHTYSVQYDCSSTTSGASTERVSRKAIRPCPPLIKGIESQAANDHVEVYNAGSWRVATVLKVIGGDFYLVRLWVSCKELKVRKVNMRPRQSWQNGQWVVVPKGSGKSSWCLISNSYKDQPENQCRNIFSPGLDASGLQESRLASSSTLKRMSPYSSVIEAYPRKLRAVENMGECERFKAVTTAPLLQKVDAVAYPQNIMGEKCMHTSFTNGTNQCYETGKVNPCNVSTHFFERIEEPDYSCSDLSSVGSCSVISSNSNKFSSDTLAGPCQEEDTLYSDAESLDVGDVDKGGSTSPKEVVAEIIHRLELHAYHSTLEVLYASGPLSWEHEELLTNLRISLHISNDEHLMEIKNLVSSGQNF; this is translated from the exons ATGAGATTGAGAAAGGGAAATAAAGTGGAGATCCGTGGCAATGCTGATGGGCTTACTGTGGAATGGCGTTGTGCTCGTATAATTTCTGGTGATGGGCACACCTACAGTGTCCAGTATGACTGTTCTAGCACAACAAGCGGGGCTAGCACTGAGAGAGTTTCAAGGAAGGCCATCAGACCATGCCCCCCTCTTATTAAAGGTATTGAGAGTCAGGCAGCAAATGATCATGTGGAGGTTTACAATGCTGGTTCTTGGAGAGTAGCCACTGTCTTGAAAGTTATTGGTGGAGACTTCTACTTGGTAAGGTTGTGGGTATCTTGCAAGGAGTTAAAGGTTCGCAAAGTAAACATGAGGCCACGTCAATCTTGGCAAAATGGTCAATGGGTTGTCGTGCCAAAG GGATCAGGCAAGTCTAGCTGGTGTTTGATTTCAAACAGTTACAAGGATCAACCTGAAAATCAGTGCAGAAATATTTTTTCCCCAGGATTAGATGCCAGTGGTCTCCAGGAATCTCGTCTGGCCTCATCTTCAACATTGAAGAGAATGTCCCCTTACTCCTCTGTTATTGAGGCTTATCCCAGAAAATTAAGGGCGGTTGAGAATATGGGTGAGTGTGAAAGGTTCAAAGCTGTAACCACAGCCCCCTTGCTGCAAAAGGTAGATGCTGTTGCTTACCCACAAAATATTATGGGTGAAAAATGCATGCATACTTCCTTTACTAATGGTACCAACCAATGTTATGAAACAGGAAAGGTGAATCCTTGTAATGTTTCAACACACTTTTTTGAGAGAATTGAAGAACCTGATTATTCTTGTAGTGATCTGAGTTCAGTTGGCAGTTGTAGTGTGATAAGTAGTAACTCAAATAAATTTTCCAGTGATACTTTAGCAGGTCCTTGCCAGGAAGAAGATACCCTTTACAGTGATGCAGAATCTCTAGATGTTGGAGATGTGGATAAAGGAGGCTCCACTTCTCCCAAAGAGGTTGTAGCAGAAATTATTCATAGGTTAGAGTTGCATGCCTATCACAGTACCCTTGAAGTTTTGTATGCTTCTGGTCCTTTAAGTTGGGAACATGAAGAATTGTTGACTAACCTTCGTATTTCACTCCATATTTCAAATGATGAACATTTGATGGAGATAAAGAACTTAGTTTCATCTGGTcagaatttttaa
- the LOC114408985 gene encoding uncharacterized protein LOC114408985 isoform X2 — protein sequence MRLRKGNKVEIRGNADGLTVEWRCARIISGDGHTYSVQYDCSSTTSGASTERVSRKAIRPCPPLIKGIESQAANDHVEVYNAGSWRVATVLKVIGGDFYLVRLWVSCKELKVRKVNMRPRQSWQNGQWVVVPKGSGKSSWCLISNSYKDQPENQCRNIFSPGLDASGLQESRLASSSTLKRMSPYSSVIEAYPRKLRAVENMGECERFKAVTTAPLLQKVDAVAYPQNIMGEKCMHTSFTNGTNQCYETGKVNPCNVSTHFFERIEEPDYSCSDLSSVGSCSVISSNSNKFSSDTLAGPCQEEDTLYSDAESLDVGDVDKGGSTSPKEVVAEIIHRASLGGLHALLPMAKYDARFASSLSAN from the exons ATGAGATTGAGAAAGGGAAATAAAGTGGAGATCCGTGGCAATGCTGATGGGCTTACTGTGGAATGGCGTTGTGCTCGTATAATTTCTGGTGATGGGCACACCTACAGTGTCCAGTATGACTGTTCTAGCACAACAAGCGGGGCTAGCACTGAGAGAGTTTCAAGGAAGGCCATCAGACCATGCCCCCCTCTTATTAAAGGTATTGAGAGTCAGGCAGCAAATGATCATGTGGAGGTTTACAATGCTGGTTCTTGGAGAGTAGCCACTGTCTTGAAAGTTATTGGTGGAGACTTCTACTTGGTAAGGTTGTGGGTATCTTGCAAGGAGTTAAAGGTTCGCAAAGTAAACATGAGGCCACGTCAATCTTGGCAAAATGGTCAATGGGTTGTCGTGCCAAAG GGATCAGGCAAGTCTAGCTGGTGTTTGATTTCAAACAGTTACAAGGATCAACCTGAAAATCAGTGCAGAAATATTTTTTCCCCAGGATTAGATGCCAGTGGTCTCCAGGAATCTCGTCTGGCCTCATCTTCAACATTGAAGAGAATGTCCCCTTACTCCTCTGTTATTGAGGCTTATCCCAGAAAATTAAGGGCGGTTGAGAATATGGGTGAGTGTGAAAGGTTCAAAGCTGTAACCACAGCCCCCTTGCTGCAAAAGGTAGATGCTGTTGCTTACCCACAAAATATTATGGGTGAAAAATGCATGCATACTTCCTTTACTAATGGTACCAACCAATGTTATGAAACAGGAAAGGTGAATCCTTGTAATGTTTCAACACACTTTTTTGAGAGAATTGAAGAACCTGATTATTCTTGTAGTGATCTGAGTTCAGTTGGCAGTTGTAGTGTGATAAGTAGTAACTCAAATAAATTTTCCAGTGATACTTTAGCAGGTCCTTGCCAGGAAGAAGATACCCTTTACAGTGATGCAGAATCTCTAGATGTTGGAGATGTGGATAAAGGAGGCTCCACTTCTCCCAAAGAGGTTGTAGCAGAAATTATTCATAG GGCCAGTTTAGGAGGCTTGCATGCCTTGCTTCCAATGGCCAAGTATGATGCTAGGTTTGCTTCTTCTCTCTCTGCAAACTAA
- the LOC114408987 gene encoding UPF0481 protein At3g47200-like, whose product MTNHDDIKAILEGAEAPVTDKCCIYRVPFHIRKFNDDAYTPKVVSIGPFHHKSHPRLQNMERHKLLYCKAFLERTQTSLDSWIRYIEEVEPDFRRCYSDTLEFSKKELVDIILVDSGFIIELFCRIISGTWSRDDRFLATPLLFTNIVQDLCLLENQLPFFVLEGLFNLSFASTSSGISFLELTLFYFDNYNRSNLVFNNNTNIRHFTDLIRTFHLQHPLNRRPSRTDTYVKHFPSATELLEAGVSFKVNIHSKCLLDLRFSEGVLQIPQLEVEDSTEILLRNMIALELCHYPYKSYITDYAKVLDLLINTSRDVDVLVRKNVLVNWQEDNASVANLFNGLLKNVIRGNDNSHYLTICQDLNAFCKNPWNNSKSTLRQDYCKSPWQTAATIAGIVLLILSIIQTVCSVLQVIQQ is encoded by the coding sequence ATGACGAACCACGATGATATTAAGGCCATACTGGAGGGGGCAGAGGCACCAGTAACTGACAAGTGTTGCATCTACAGAGTCCCCTTTCATATCCGCAAGTTCAACGATGATGCATACACACCAAAGGTTGTTTCTATTGGCCCTTTTCATCATAAAAGCCATCCTCGCCTCCAAAATATGGAAAGACACAAACTACTTTATTGCAAAGCATTTCTGGAACGAACCCAAACAAGTTTGGACAGTTGGATCCGCTACATAGAAGAGGTGGAGCCCGATTTTCGTCGCTGTTACTCAGACACCCTTGAATTCAGCAAGAAGGAACTGGTGGATATCATCCTTGTAGATTCCGGTTTTATAATTGAGCTCTTTTGTAGAATCATTTCTGGTACATGGTCACGCGACGACAGGTTTCTTGCAACACCTTTGTTGTTCACCAATATAGTCCAAGACTTGTGTTTACTCGAAAACcaacttcctttttttgttcttgAGGGTCTCTTCAATCTGTCATTTGCCTCTACATCTAGCGGCATTTCATTTCTTGAGCTTACCCTTTTCTATTTTGACAATTACAATAGATCCAACTtggtttttaataataatactaacatTAGACACTTCACGGATCTTATTAGAACTTTTCACTTGCAACATCCTCTAAACAGACGACCCTCTAGGACTGATACATACGTGAAACATTTTCCTAGTGCTACTGAGTTATTAGAAGCAGGGGTGAGCTTTAAGGTAAACATCCACAGTAAATGCTTACTAGACTTGAGATTTTCAGAAGGGGTTCTTCAAATCCCGCAGTTGGAAGTGGAAGATTCCACTGAAATTTTGTTACGCAATATGATAGCTTTGGAGTTGTGTCACTATCCATACAAATCCTACATTACAGACTACGCTAAagttttggatctccttataaACACCAGCAGAGATGTGGATGTGCTGGTTCGAAAGAATGTGCTCGTTAACTGGCAAGAGGATAATGCTTCTGTGGCTAACTTGTTTAATGGTCttttgaaaaatgttattaGAGGAAATGACAATTCCCATTACCTTACTATCTGCCAAGACCTTAATGCTTTTTGTAAGAACCCTTGGAATAATTCCAAGTCCACTCTGAGGCAGGATTATTGTAAAAGTCCTTGGCAAACTGCTGCTACCATTGCTGGAATTGTTCTCCTTATTCTCTCTATAATTCAAACAGTTTGTTCTGTCTTGCAAGTAATACAACAATAG
- the LOC114408989 gene encoding GTP-binding nuclear protein Ran-3-like: MALPNQQTVDYPSFKLVIVGDGGTGKTTFVKRHLTGEFEKKYEPTIGVEVHPLDFFTNCGKIRFYCWDTAGQEKFGGLRDGYYIHGQCAIIMFDVTARLTYKNVPTWHRDLCRVCENIPIVLCGNKVDVKNRQVKAKQVTFHRKKNLQYYEISAKSNYNFEKPFLYLARKLAGDTNLHFVESPALAPPEVQIDLAAQQQHEAELLAAASQPLPDDDDDQFE, from the exons ATG GCTTTGCCCAATCAGCAAACCGTCGATTACCCCAGCTTCAAGCTCGTCATCGTCGGTGACGGTGGCACAG GAAAGACAACCTTCGTGAAAAGGCATCTCACTGGTGAATTCGAGAAGAAATATGAAC CGACCATTGGTGTGGAGGTTCATCCGTTGGATTTTTTCACTAACTGCGGAAAGATTCGATTCTATTGTTGGGATACTGCTGGGCAAGAGAAGTTTGGCGGCCTCAGAGATGGATATTA TATCCATGGGCAATGTGCGATTATCATGTTTGATGTTACTGCCCGTCTAACATACAAGAATGTCCCTACCTGGCACCGTGATCTTTGCAG GGTCTGTGAAAACATCCCAATTGTTCTTTGCGGTAACAAGGTTGATGTCAAGAACAGGCAAGTGAAGGCAAAGCAGGTTACTTTCCACAGGAAGAAGAATTTGCAGTACTACGAGATATCTGCTAAGAGCAACTACAATTTTGAAAAGCCATTTTTGTACTTGGCCAGGAAACTTGCAGG CGATACTAACTTGCACTTTGTAGAATCTCCTGCATTGGCTCCACCAGAAGTTCAAATTGATTTAGCTGCGCAACAACA GCACGAGGCTGAGCTTCTTGCAGCTGCTAGTCAGCCCCTTCCTGACGACGATGATGATCAATTTGAGTAG
- the LOC114408990 gene encoding GTP-binding nuclear protein Ran-3-like has protein sequence MALPNQQTVDYPSFKLVIVGDGGTGKTTFVKRHLTGEFEKKYEPTIGVEVHPLDFFTNCGKIRFYCWDTAGQEKFGGLRDGYYIHGQCAIIMFDVTARLTYKNVPTWHRDLCRVCENIPIVLCGNKVDVKNRQVKAKQVTFHRKKNLQYYEISAKSNYNFEKPFLYLARKLAGDPNLHFVESPALAPPEVQIDLAAQQQHEAELLAAASQPLPDDDDESFE, from the exons ATG GCTTTGCCCAATCAGCAAACCGTGGATTACCCTAGTTTCAAACTCGTTATCGTCGGTGATGGTGGCAcag GAAAGACAACCTTTGTGAAAAGGCATCTCACCGGAGAATTCGAGAAGAAATATGAGC CAACCATCGGTGTGGAGGTTCACCCATTGGATTTTTTCACAAACTGTGGAAAGATTCGATTCTACTGCTGGGATACTGCTGGACAGGAGAAGTTTGGTGGCCTCAGAGATGGATACTA TATCCATGGGCAATGTGCTATTATAATGTTTGATGTTACTGCCCGGCTAACATACAAAAATGTTCCCACCTGGCACCGTGATCTTTGCAG GGTCTGTGAAAACATCCCAATTGTTCTTTGCGGTAACAAGGTTGATGTCAAGAACAGGCAAGTGAAAGCAAAGCAGGTTACTTTCCACAGGAAGAAGAATTTGCAGTACTATGAGATTTCAGCTAAGAGCAACTACAATTTCGAGAAGCCTTTCCTCTATTTGGCCAGGAAACTTGCAGG TGATCCTAATTTGCACTTTGTGGAATCTCCTGCATTGGCTCCACCAGAAGTTCAAATTGATTTAGCTGCACAGCAACA GCACGAGGCTGAGCTTCTTGCAGCTGCTAGTCAGCCCCTCCCTGACGATGATGATGAATCTTTTGAGTAG